One part of the Dioscorea cayenensis subsp. rotundata cultivar TDr96_F1 chromosome 2, TDr96_F1_v2_PseudoChromosome.rev07_lg8_w22 25.fasta, whole genome shotgun sequence genome encodes these proteins:
- the LOC120271693 gene encoding uncharacterized protein LOC120271693 isoform X1, whose protein sequence is MPIRFNSQQKARILRLIVKANGEQALLASNNGGSSGEESERPPFNLNLAVVLAGFAFEAYASPPKNVGWREIDAADCQTVFLSERFLREVYDGQLFVKIKRGMDFPAMDPWGTSDPYVVLQLDSQVAKTKVKWGTKEPIWDEEFTLNIKVAQEKFMQVAAWDANLVTPHKRMGNAGVNLASLCDGDAHEVMVELECIGGGGKVYLEVKYKSYDDIIKEKEWWRIPFVSDFFMKANLASALQMAFGSESVNARQFVESAFGQLKSFNYSHLPKFPSSSNGNVGEGSEGPVGLITGTNQFMQQESNQKSSECDPSIEQENTSPTSSVDPNRNGPFRSDESTQGDKYFWKMFADIISQNVLQKLGFSLPEIPKWDGFDLLNKMNAHSQKIAEEGYIESGLATPGSKNDDVNSEETTSASNENVSSPSDIKKASRDILNQTDAIFGALMVLTSALSQQKKDGSSFLGVNKDNASAIESGNKNEISMNEKGDVAEERFVFQNQEAEQMRELFSSAESAMEAWAMLATSLGCTSFIKSEFEKICFLDNNSTDTQVAIWRDSLQRRLVVAFRGTEQARWKDLRTDLMLLPAGLNPERLGGDFKQEMQVHSGFLSAYDSVRNRILTLIKASIGSFAEDDPKSSLKWQVYVTGHSLGGALATLLALELSSTQMAKSGLISVTMYNFGSPRVGNKRFAEVYNQKVKDSWRVVNHRDIIPTVPRLMGYCHVAQPVYLAAGDLREALENMEFMGDGYQVDVIGESTPDVLVSEFMKGEKQLIEKVMQTEISLLRSIRDGTALMQHMEDFYYVTLLESVRSNYKRANSSQLDEGGYSSA, encoded by the exons ATGCCCATCCGCTTCAACTCCCAGCAAAAAGCTCGCATCTTGCGGTTGATAGTGAAAGCCAATGGGGAGCAAGCTTTACTTGCTTCTAATAATGGAGGGAGTTCTGGTGAAGAGAGTGAACGGCCTCCATTTAATCTCAACCTTGCTGTTGTTCTCGCTGGGTTTGCATTTGAAGCTTATGCTAGTCCTCCG AAAAATGTTGGGTGGAGAGAGATAGATGCAGCTGATTGCCAGACAGTGTTTCTTTCTGA GAGGTTCCTTCGTGAAGTATATGATGGACAGCTCTTTGTTAAGATAAAAAGAGGCATGGACTTCCCTGCCATGGACCCGTGG GGTACAAGTGATCCATATGTAGTCCTGCAATTAGACAGTCAGGTTGCAAAAACCAAGGTTAAATGGGG GACAAAAGAGCCAATATGGGATGAAGAGTTTACTTTAAATATCAAAGTGGCCCAGGAAAAATTTATGCAG GTTGCTGCTTGGGATGCGAACCTTGTTACCCCACACAAAAGAATGGGTAATGCAGGGGTTAATTTAGCGTCACTTTGTGATG GAGATGCACATGAGGTGATGGTGGAATTGGAGTGCATTGGAGGAGGCGGAAAAGTGTATTTAGAA GTCAAATATAAGAGCTATGATGATATTATTAAAGAGAAAGAATGGTGGCGGATACCTTTTGTCTCCGATTTTTTTATGAAGGCCAATTTAGCTTCTGCTTTACAAATGGCTTTTGGATCTGAAAGTGTGAATGCCCGTCAATTTGTAGAGTCTGCATTTGGGCAGCTGAAATCATTTAACTATTCTCACCTTCCAAAGTTTCCTTCTAGTAGCAATGGCAATGTGGGTGAAGGCTCGGAAGGACCTGTAGGCTTAATTACTGGCACAAATCAATTTATGCAACAAGAGAGTAACCAGAAATCCTCTGAATGTGACCCAAGCATTGAGCAAGAGAATACCTCGCCCACCTCTTCTGTTGATCCTAATAGAAATGGTCCATTCAGAAGTGATGAATCCACTCAAGGAGACAAGTATTTCTGGAAAATGTTTGCTGATATTATCAGCCAAAATGTTCTTCAAAAGCTCGGTTTTTCTCTTCCTGAGATTCCTAAATGGGATGGGTTTGATTTGCTAAATAAGATGAATGCTCATTCACAAAAGATTGCTGAAGAAGGATATATTGAATCTGGACTAGCAACACCAGGATCTAAGAATGATGATGTCAACAGTGAGGAAACAACATCTGCATCAAACGAGAATGTCTCATCACCTTCGGATATCAAAAAGGCATCTCGTGACATCCTAAATCAAACAGATGCTATTTTTGGTGCATTAATGGTTCTTACTTCAGCACTCTCTCAGCAGAAAAAGGATGGTTCTTCATTTCTTGGTGTGAATAAAGATAATGCTTCTGCAATAGAATCAGGAAACAAGAACGAAATCTCCATGAATGAAAAAGGAGATGTTGCTGAAGAAAGATTTGTATTTCAGAATCAGGAGGCAGAACAGATGAGAGAGCTGTTTTCTAGTGCTGAAAGTGCCATGGAGGCTTGGGCAATGCTTGCTACGTCATTGGGTTGTACAAGCTTTATAAAATCAGAATTTGAAAAGATATGTTTTCTTGATAACAATTCCACTGATACACAG GTAGCCATTTGGCGTGATTCCCTGCAGAGAAGACTAGTGGTTGCCTTCAGAGGTACTGAGCAA GCCAGATGGAAGGATTTACGAACGGATCTAATGCTCCTTCCTGCAGG GCTGAATCCTGAGAGGTTAGGTGGAGACTTCAAACAAGAAATGCAG GTTCATAGTGGATTCTTGAGTGCTTATGATTCAGTGAGGAATAGGATCTTGACTCTCATCAAAGCTTCAATTGGTTCTTT TGCAGAAGATGATCCAAAAAGCTCGCTCAAGTGGCAGGTCTACGTTACTGGACATAGTTTAGGCGGTGCATTAGCTACACTTCTGGCTCTCGAACTCTCATCCACTCAAATGGCCAA GAGTGGCTTGATATCTGTCACCATGTACAACTTCGGTTCACCAcgagtagggaataaaagaTTTGCAGAGGTGTATAACCAG AAAGTAAAAGATAGCTGGAGAGTTGTTAATCACAGAGATATAATACCAACAGTTCCTCGGCTTATGGGTTACTGTCATGTTGCACAACCTGTTTATCTTGCAGCTGGTGATTTGAGAGAAGCATTG GAAAATATGGAGTTTATGGGAGATGGATATCAGGTAGATGTGATCGGAGAGTCAACACCTGATGTTCTTGTTAGCGAATTT ATGAAAGGCGAGAAGCAGCTCATCGAGAAAGTAATGCAAACCGAGATAAGTCTTCTTCGCTCCATCAGAGATGGAACCGCACTTATGCAACATATGgaagacttctattatgttaCTCTTCTCGAG AGTGTCAGATCGAATTATAAAAGGGCTAATAGTTCGCAATTAGACGAGGGTGGTTACTCGTCGGCGTAG
- the LOC120271693 gene encoding uncharacterized protein LOC120271693 isoform X2 has translation MQVAAWDANLVTPHKRMGNAGVNLASLCDGDAHEVMVELECIGGGGKVYLEVKYKSYDDIIKEKEWWRIPFVSDFFMKANLASALQMAFGSESVNARQFVESAFGQLKSFNYSHLPKFPSSSNGNVGEGSEGPVGLITGTNQFMQQESNQKSSECDPSIEQENTSPTSSVDPNRNGPFRSDESTQGDKYFWKMFADIISQNVLQKLGFSLPEIPKWDGFDLLNKMNAHSQKIAEEGYIESGLATPGSKNDDVNSEETTSASNENVSSPSDIKKASRDILNQTDAIFGALMVLTSALSQQKKDGSSFLGVNKDNASAIESGNKNEISMNEKGDVAEERFVFQNQEAEQMRELFSSAESAMEAWAMLATSLGCTSFIKSEFEKICFLDNNSTDTQVAIWRDSLQRRLVVAFRGTEQARWKDLRTDLMLLPAGLNPERLGGDFKQEMQVHSGFLSAYDSVRNRILTLIKASIGSFAEDDPKSSLKWQVYVTGHSLGGALATLLALELSSTQMAKSGLISVTMYNFGSPRVGNKRFAEVYNQKVKDSWRVVNHRDIIPTVPRLMGYCHVAQPVYLAAGDLREALENMEFMGDGYQVDVIGESTPDVLVSEFMKGEKQLIEKVMQTEISLLRSIRDGTALMQHMEDFYYVTLLESVRSNYKRANSSQLDEGGYSSA, from the exons ATGCAG GTTGCTGCTTGGGATGCGAACCTTGTTACCCCACACAAAAGAATGGGTAATGCAGGGGTTAATTTAGCGTCACTTTGTGATG GAGATGCACATGAGGTGATGGTGGAATTGGAGTGCATTGGAGGAGGCGGAAAAGTGTATTTAGAA GTCAAATATAAGAGCTATGATGATATTATTAAAGAGAAAGAATGGTGGCGGATACCTTTTGTCTCCGATTTTTTTATGAAGGCCAATTTAGCTTCTGCTTTACAAATGGCTTTTGGATCTGAAAGTGTGAATGCCCGTCAATTTGTAGAGTCTGCATTTGGGCAGCTGAAATCATTTAACTATTCTCACCTTCCAAAGTTTCCTTCTAGTAGCAATGGCAATGTGGGTGAAGGCTCGGAAGGACCTGTAGGCTTAATTACTGGCACAAATCAATTTATGCAACAAGAGAGTAACCAGAAATCCTCTGAATGTGACCCAAGCATTGAGCAAGAGAATACCTCGCCCACCTCTTCTGTTGATCCTAATAGAAATGGTCCATTCAGAAGTGATGAATCCACTCAAGGAGACAAGTATTTCTGGAAAATGTTTGCTGATATTATCAGCCAAAATGTTCTTCAAAAGCTCGGTTTTTCTCTTCCTGAGATTCCTAAATGGGATGGGTTTGATTTGCTAAATAAGATGAATGCTCATTCACAAAAGATTGCTGAAGAAGGATATATTGAATCTGGACTAGCAACACCAGGATCTAAGAATGATGATGTCAACAGTGAGGAAACAACATCTGCATCAAACGAGAATGTCTCATCACCTTCGGATATCAAAAAGGCATCTCGTGACATCCTAAATCAAACAGATGCTATTTTTGGTGCATTAATGGTTCTTACTTCAGCACTCTCTCAGCAGAAAAAGGATGGTTCTTCATTTCTTGGTGTGAATAAAGATAATGCTTCTGCAATAGAATCAGGAAACAAGAACGAAATCTCCATGAATGAAAAAGGAGATGTTGCTGAAGAAAGATTTGTATTTCAGAATCAGGAGGCAGAACAGATGAGAGAGCTGTTTTCTAGTGCTGAAAGTGCCATGGAGGCTTGGGCAATGCTTGCTACGTCATTGGGTTGTACAAGCTTTATAAAATCAGAATTTGAAAAGATATGTTTTCTTGATAACAATTCCACTGATACACAG GTAGCCATTTGGCGTGATTCCCTGCAGAGAAGACTAGTGGTTGCCTTCAGAGGTACTGAGCAA GCCAGATGGAAGGATTTACGAACGGATCTAATGCTCCTTCCTGCAGG GCTGAATCCTGAGAGGTTAGGTGGAGACTTCAAACAAGAAATGCAG GTTCATAGTGGATTCTTGAGTGCTTATGATTCAGTGAGGAATAGGATCTTGACTCTCATCAAAGCTTCAATTGGTTCTTT TGCAGAAGATGATCCAAAAAGCTCGCTCAAGTGGCAGGTCTACGTTACTGGACATAGTTTAGGCGGTGCATTAGCTACACTTCTGGCTCTCGAACTCTCATCCACTCAAATGGCCAA GAGTGGCTTGATATCTGTCACCATGTACAACTTCGGTTCACCAcgagtagggaataaaagaTTTGCAGAGGTGTATAACCAG AAAGTAAAAGATAGCTGGAGAGTTGTTAATCACAGAGATATAATACCAACAGTTCCTCGGCTTATGGGTTACTGTCATGTTGCACAACCTGTTTATCTTGCAGCTGGTGATTTGAGAGAAGCATTG GAAAATATGGAGTTTATGGGAGATGGATATCAGGTAGATGTGATCGGAGAGTCAACACCTGATGTTCTTGTTAGCGAATTT ATGAAAGGCGAGAAGCAGCTCATCGAGAAAGTAATGCAAACCGAGATAAGTCTTCTTCGCTCCATCAGAGATGGAACCGCACTTATGCAACATATGgaagacttctattatgttaCTCTTCTCGAG AGTGTCAGATCGAATTATAAAAGGGCTAATAGTTCGCAATTAGACGAGGGTGGTTACTCGTCGGCGTAG
- the LOC120271707 gene encoding uncharacterized protein LOC120271707 isoform X1, with protein sequence MEESNQGIGNGGGGGGEEEEIETLRFLDSLDGYVTLLNSLSSILRQGWLELASARHSMGSSACINCHCLISKCSRLRLRVELLILLMVLLLVFLDALTTFYLIKMGIIKRREMLFWGGRIYTIAKWNLVVHNYGVEAYPISLKLMKKLALRPVILILLLIMLFRNKELSLYQFSELWFPQSFVQHKVHSRPLSRPL encoded by the exons ATGGAGGAGAGCAACCAAGGCATCGgcaatggaggaggaggaggaggagaggaagaagagatcgaAACACTGCGATTTCTTGACTCCTTGGATGGCTATGTTACTCTATTGAATTCCCTGTCCTCCATTCTTCGCCAG GGATGGCTAGAACTGGCGAGTGCCCGCCATTCTATGGGTTCATCAGCGTGTATCAACTGTCATTGCTTGATCTCAAAGTGCAGTCGGCTTCGACTACGTGTGGAGTTACTGATTCTGTTGATGGTTCTCCTTCTGGTTTTTCTTGATGCTCT GACCACATTTTACCTTATTAAAATGGGTATCATCAAAAGAAGGGAAATGCTATTCTGGGGAGGAAGGATCTATACAATTGCAAAATGGAATCTAGTAGTTCACAATTACGGCGTCGAGGCCTATCCCATATCTCTG AAGTTAATGAAGAAGCTAGCTCTGCGGCCAGTGATTCTCATCCTACTGTTGATAATGTT ATTCAGAAACAAAGAACTAAGTCTTTATCAGTTTTCGGAGCTTTGGTTTCCCCAAAGCTTCGTGCAGCACAAGGTTCATTCGAGACCG CTCTCGAGACCATTGTAG
- the LOC120271707 gene encoding uncharacterized protein LOC120271707 isoform X2 produces the protein MEESNQGIGNGGGGGGEEEEIETLRFLDSLDGYVTLLNSLSSILRQGWLELASARHSMGSSACINCHCLISKCSRLRLRVELLILLMVLLLVFLDALTTFYLIKMGIIKRREMLFWGGRIYTIAKWNLVVHNYGVEAYPISLLMKKLALRPVILILLLIMLFRNKELSLYQFSELWFPQSFVQHKVHSRPLSRPL, from the exons ATGGAGGAGAGCAACCAAGGCATCGgcaatggaggaggaggaggaggagaggaagaagagatcgaAACACTGCGATTTCTTGACTCCTTGGATGGCTATGTTACTCTATTGAATTCCCTGTCCTCCATTCTTCGCCAG GGATGGCTAGAACTGGCGAGTGCCCGCCATTCTATGGGTTCATCAGCGTGTATCAACTGTCATTGCTTGATCTCAAAGTGCAGTCGGCTTCGACTACGTGTGGAGTTACTGATTCTGTTGATGGTTCTCCTTCTGGTTTTTCTTGATGCTCT GACCACATTTTACCTTATTAAAATGGGTATCATCAAAAGAAGGGAAATGCTATTCTGGGGAGGAAGGATCTATACAATTGCAAAATGGAATCTAGTAGTTCACAATTACGGCGTCGAGGCCTATCCCATATCTCTG TTAATGAAGAAGCTAGCTCTGCGGCCAGTGATTCTCATCCTACTGTTGATAATGTT ATTCAGAAACAAAGAACTAAGTCTTTATCAGTTTTCGGAGCTTTGGTTTCCCCAAAGCTTCGTGCAGCACAAGGTTCATTCGAGACCG CTCTCGAGACCATTGTAG